The genomic stretch CGAATAAATCATAAGTAAAACAATGTTTGCAATAAATATGTAAGCCGTAAAAGTGCAATCAGAATAGTGATTAGGAAACAATGTTTATTTCCAATTTTCCATGGACGTGGTGGgtatttgaaattttgattgtTTGCACTTTGCATCCAAGCAGAGAATGGTACTCGCTTCACCACGCCGGCTCATGCGTGACctcattattttgtttttgaatttacacccaacaaaataaatataataataataataataataatatattattattattattattataaaaataattaaaaggaaGAATGGAGTTGTCTTGTGTGAGCTTCAATTTGCTATTTTGCTTGCAGAGGCACAAAGCAAAGGAAGCCACCACcacctctctctctttctctggGAAATTCGCTTAAAGCCTCCCTTTTCTCCCCgtaaacgacgtcgtttcacTCTCACTCTACTacttgtattttttttgtttccttttctGATTTCGGTTTCAGTTTCGGTGTTAGTGTGAGTGTGAGACtctgagagagagagagagagagagagagagagagaggtgcaGCAGAAGGAGCAATGGACTCGCGAGCTCAGTATAATCCGCGCACCGTGGAAGAGGTTTTTAGGGATTTCAAGGGTCGCCGAGCAGGTCTCATCAAAGCCCTCACCACCGGTATCcaatttagttatttttttgggttattttgaattttaagttCTGTCTGTGCTCAACCCTCTTTACTAGTTCAAGTAATATGTGCTCTGTGTGCAAAAtcctttctttttgattttgtaTTCTCATTTTTCTTCTCAATGGGTCAACGAAAATTTCCAAGTTTTGTTAACGTGGATTTTTGGATTTGGTTATTGCGATTACCCGTAACGTTCAGGAGTGTAGCTGaacattttaatttttccttttttttcttccaaaGAAAATTCATGATTTCATGATATTCATGTTGTGGCATTGCCTTTCAACATTTAGAAtggttactttttttttttttaatttttcctaAGTTGTGCTTAACTTGGACTTGTTTTGTATTTGTTGCGGTTTGTACTTTGTAGAATGTGTTAACCCGCAATTGCTATAAGATGCACTTCTTCTTctagattttgtttttattgatttttttttctgatatttttttatttgtatttttgtgTAAACATGTTATCTTCTTTTGGATGTGAAATTTGTTACTTAGTTAAAGCATTCAGCACTTTATTTTCGTACTCTTgtaattagaagtgttttgacGCGGATGAACATTTTCTGCTTGATCGTGTTGCAGATGTTGAAGAATTCTACAACCAATGTGACCCTGGTTAGTTACACTCTTCTTTTTTCACGTCGTTTTACTGTGTGTTTTCAATGatattttcattaattttttttcaattagttAAAGCTTGAGGGAGGGCAAAAAAGCTCTTGGATATTGCTTTGCAGCCTGATTCATTATGATATTTGGAGGATTGctatttatttcttctttttggctCATAATGTAGATTTAGTTGTTATTGCTCTTTGGGGTTTGCTTTTGGTTCCTTGAGCACTTGTTTTTGCTTTCCTCTCTTTTGTAGATGCACCACCATTGATCTAATTCATCTGTACTGTCTGACTAAGCTGTAGCTTTAGTTCTGTGTTTCAATTGAAATGTAATTGTTCTCTGTCATGTGTTAGCTTTGAATACTGACAAGGCAATAGTTTAAAATGTAATGTGCAAATGACAAAATGTCACTAAGGGTTTCTTGGACTCGGTGCAATATTTTTCCCCACAATTTTTGTGAGTggttattttgttttaaaaaactTGGTTATCTGGAACTTCAGGGATTCACATTTGCTTTGCCCACTTGTTCTACTATAATCCTTGACGTATAACAAAGGAGATATATATTATGCAGCCCTTTAGTTTCATATAGAAGTAGTGTATAGAAAGGATTACAAATAATTATCTTTGGTAGGGCATTATGGTGTTATTTGATCCATTTAGTTGACTCCACCAAGCAGgataaggctttgttgttgtacAATATCCTCTTCTGTTTTAGTATTTCATTCAGCATTGTGATTTATATATCAATTACTTCTTTCTTTCAGAGAAGGAGAACTTGTGCTTGTATGGATTTCCTAGCGAGCAGTGGGAAGTAAATTTACCCGCTGAAGAAGTTCCACCAGAGCTTCCTGAGCCTGTGCTGGGCATTAACTTTGCTAGGGATGGCATGCAAGAAAAAGACTGGTTATCTTTGGTCGCTGTTCACAGCGATGCGTGGTTACTTGCTATTGCCTTCTATTTTGGAGCCAGATTTGGGTTTGATAAAGCTGATAGGTATGTCTCACTCTAAAGCATAAATATTTTCTTAAGTTAACTTGGAACTATGTTTTGGGACTTGAGATGGTTGGAACTTGGAAGTAAGATAACATTTGGGTCCTGCTTGTCTGGTTAATGGCATTGTTGCAACTTTGTTTATGTTTGCCATTCATCCATGAAGTTATGAATTACCTTGTAATGCAGGAAACGCCTTTTCAATATGATTAATGAAGTGCCCACAATATTTGAAGTTGTTACTGGTGCAGCCAAGAAACAAGTGAAGGAGAAGTCTTCAGTTTCGAACCATAGTGGCAGCAAATCAAAGTCCAACTCTAAAGCAGTAAATATTTTTCTCCTTGCACTTACACATGgaaattatgtattttttgtCTGTGCTTGTTTCTTTGAGCATGAGAAACTCATCTAGGTTTTTCCTGTCTGTTGATACAGGATCCTTTAAAATTTAGTAGTCCCTGagttagttaatttttttatttatttttcggGGTCTCAGTAGAATTTCAAAATAATGGAAAGATTGTGGAAATTGAAAGTGGTGAAAGTATGTGCAGCATTGAATATTTATCTATCTTGGAAGGTGAATGCATCtccttttataacttttattcCTTTCAAATAAGCTGTGTTCTAAATGACTGAGTTGTCTGGTGAAAAGGGAATAACTGTTTCATTGACTGTGCTTACTGCTTTAGTGTTGATACTTTTCAATACATTCAAAAGAAAGATGATTAGTGTTAGTGGAAAATTTTGGAAGTTGTGGTTAGTGTTAGTGGTATTCTTGTGATTCAGTAGGCTGTGTTTGGTAAGGGTTTGTTTGTGACTTAGGATTTTTGAAGGGGAAGGAGGGAAATCCTGTAGTATAAATTCCTTACCTTCCTCTCCCCTTCAGTATCAAATTCACAAACTACCTATAAGTGTCTCAagacagaaaataaagagacaCCGAAACAATTGTTGTCTCGGCTCCCATTATCCCcagtatttttttagtttatccaaaaaataaaaataaaagttccAATTATTTTAGTGGACTAAATTGTCTCCTGATAGAGACATTTTTGTCTGTTATTTTCTGTCTTCTCCAAATGGAGAGTACAGAAAGGAAGGGAAAGGTTGATCGTAAGATGAACTGAACACTTTAAGCTCTTTCTTTTTGTCTCTTACCTTCcaaaatcaaaattcacaaaCACACCTGTGAGCCAAAACAATATAGAAAAGCAGATTGACATGTGTGCATGTTCACATAAGATGAACTGTATCCCTGATATGCTTACTGTGTTTTACTGCTGACATTGCTCATGGATTTGAAAGAAGAATGATTAAAGATGAAAAATTGGTTGCACTGGAAAACTTAAGAGGTTATGGTTAGCACTTGGCAATATTATTTTATCTGCCCGAAAACATACTGCAAATCCAATTGTCATGAGCAGCATGGGAACATGAAAAATTAGAAGTTTATATGAAGTATGAAGAGAAATTAATGGCAGCTGTAGTAGCTAGAATGGAAACAATATATGTTTTGACCTCTCCCTTTGAATTAAGCTGTGTTCTAAAAGATTGGAGTTGTGTTGGTGAATATTACACAATTCTATACTACACTAGATCATGCTTATGCAATAAAAAGCCAAATGATTTAAGATGAAAAAACATGGTTGCATTGGTTAAATTCCTGTATGCTATGGACTATGGTACTTAGAAAGATGAACTTTGTTCATAGAAAGTTTGTGGCCCCCAAAAAAGTGTAgtcatttttatatttaataatattttgtatttgggCTTAGGACTGCCACACATGTGATCTGAACGTGTTATCTTAGTTTATCTCTGAATTGGAGTCACTCAAATGGACTATGAACTAGAAAGTTTATTAGGTGGTAGAGTAACATGTAAATTACGTTATAGGTGATGTATCATATTTGTAGCTTTTAATTTTCAGATGGTTTTTGTTTTCCTCTAACTGTTGGCTTGTGTAGCAGCGTGCTCCGGAACCACAGGGTAGGCAGCAAAAGGCATTGCAAGCAAAAGATGAGGACGATGAACTGGACGAGCAAGAAGATGATGAACACGGGGAAACCTTGTGTGGGGCATGTGGCGAGCATTATGGCACCGATGAATTCTGGATTTGCTGTGACATTTGCGAGAAGTGGTTCCATGGGAAATGCGTGAAGATCACCCCTGCTAGGGCAGAGCATATCAAGCAGTACAAGTGCCCATCATGCAGTAATAAGCGAACTCGCCCCTGACATAAGCAAGTTACCATCAATGACAAGCCGTTGTTGCAGTCTATGCTTGTTTCAGGTTATTCTGTTGAATCCTAGGTGTTGCAGTTAATGGATAATTTCTATTTGACTCTTGTAGGTTTGCTTTTCTAGTCTGTAGAGGTTTTTCTGAGTTGGTTATGTTCATGTCAGCTGCAATTCATTCATAACTTGTCTTTAATCAAGCTGTAGCTTATGCATTGCTGACTTGGGAAGCTGTAATCTTTTCCCAAATCTTAGGGGAAACCAGGGAGTAATGATTATAaacatttatttaaaattgtCTACTTAATTATTTTCTGCCTATTAGAATGGATCTTTGTAATGAGCAAATTCACTTGATTTTGTCTTGTTCAAATTTTCATCATTGATTGagataagaaaaaaatgctGATGAATTTGTTGGacagagaattgaaggaagTTACTATAATGAATAATCTGGCCAGCCACATTGATCTAAGAATGTGTTGTATATTTTCTCTCCACGACTTGCCTAGGTTGCTGCATTGCGGAGTAAATAGTTGCTTATTGGATAAAAAGGAGTTCATAATTTGAATTTTGCAGCGGGAAAGTAGGGTGTCTAAAACGAACACAACAACTTCTGGGAGTTAAATCCCAAAGTGTTTCATGAGATTTAAGAATTGCACTAATTTAAACCCTGACTTACTGATTGCATTGTTTGTGTCTCTGAATTTGTAAAAGATGCATCTAGTTGGTCCCTCACCTTATTTCTGACCAATTAGCCTGTCACCAACCAGTGACATGCAAATGAGTGCCACGTTGTACACCATAAAACGACCTTGTATGGTTTTTGGCGCTAAAGTGCACTGGAACGACGTCGTTTGACAAATCTAGAGAGTTATGTTGATCACTTTATCATCTAAATTCAAACATTTTAGCCCATGAAATCCTTGCGCCTGTAACTGCTGCCTAGGATTTGAATGATGAAACTATCTGGCTTGGTCGAGTTTGTTCACATTTTGAGCTTCATCTGGGATTGCAATTGTTGAGCTCAGAAGGAGAAAGGATTCTTCGTGAAACATTAAGGTAAGTTTgtactgcataaaaaaaaagttatagcCTTACCAAGAAACAAATGCAAAAAGTTATAGCCTTACCAAGAAACAAACGCCCCAATCCACTTTCATTAAGCAACAACTAATTATACCTAATTAATTACCatcaaaataacaaaaacaGGACCTTCTTGGCCCTCCATCACAATGCCGCTATGAACGGCGTACCAGAAGAAGCATATTTTTCACACACGTAGCAGCTTTATAATGCACCACCTATTAACAGCATCACATCAGTTTCTATCTTTGTAAGTTTTGGGATAATGCAATTTTTCGTGAAatccaatattaaaaattaataatgaaTGCATACATGGATCGTCAAGTGAGTGAACAGTCTATTATATATTACGCTGATAATTTCGAATTGAATAGATACTGATACGGGACAAAAGttataattgttaaaaaaattcgTCAAATTCGCTAAACCAGCACTATGTAACCTACGGATTTTGGTTGGACTGGATTGTCGGGATAaaggttattttattttactttttattaaataaaaaagtgattagtgttacaaaaattaatagttatataatttttttaacacatgtttttcatttttttcgtTTTATTCTTTTTTCAGATATtagctttatttattttaaagttaaCTACGAAATTGGCGCCGACAAAAACACTTTTGAAAGACACAAAAGACAAATTAACTCCCgaaatatttaaaagtttgaCTTAGTTAATTTCATAGTTAGATGACATTATTGatcatttttaaataataattacatAAGCCAAGTCATCAACTcagttagccaagtcattaattctaTTAGTCACATAAGTGTTTTTCGTTCAGGgagatataattaattaatatttggacatttttgttaaacttttaaatttttcagGAATTAATTTGTCTTATGCGTCTTTTAGGAATGTTTATGTCAGTGACTTTCGGATACTAATTTAATAGTTAacgataaaataaataaagttaataattaaagaagaataaaaaaataaaaaatttgtttaaaaaatatataattattaattttatagtattaatcacttttttatttaataaaaataaaataaaataactttagAAAAATTATCCCGATCAGGACCTCCATTGGCATCacaactatttttattaaaaaacagGAAAGTACTATAAGTCTATACAAATACGGTCCACTCTTCCATCTACATTATACTTCATTAGTCAAAACATGACCCTAATAAAGCTGGTAAACCGAATAAAACttacactccgtttgtttgatGTCTGTGTCTTGTCAAGACATAGACACAGTAGAACGTGTCTATTGTTTAGATTGTAAGAAAGACATGTTTACATACAAACATACACAAAATACATGTATTTCATGTCTCAGTAAAATGATGAGACACGAATTTTGGGCGATGGACACGGATCTATATCACTTTTTTCAGACGATTTTATCCtcgtttattttttgaaattccAAATGTCTCCTCTGTTTGTTTCAAACCCTAACCAGTGATAATTTCTTCTGTATACTAACAGTAGCACAGAGAgcaagaaagagagagaggaacAACATAAGCTCTCTCTTCGAAGTTCTGAATCTGTAAATTGCTGCTCTTCCAATTTTCCTTTTAATGCACCGTTTTAGCTTTTTTGATTTGCAAAGTTTGCTTGCGTCTTTATAATTTTCTAGCTTCAATTGTTGTGtaggtttttttttatttgttcttttGGGTCGGGTGGAATCTGATGTGTGGAATATAGGGCATTGAATTGATTAACTGGGTTAGAAGACTGGGACTTacttgatttgatttgatttgattcttTGAGTTGGATTAGGGATAATAGGTTACCTCTATGGTGTAATTAAGAAGATTATGGATGAAGGTTGTAGAAGGCTTAGAGAAAGGGGGTTGAATTTATGTCCTTCTTTTAGTTTAATGAAATAAGGCTTAACTTATAAACTTTCACTAagattctgtttgaactcagtaGCAGAAAATTTATGAAAcaatttcattttgtctcgtgaatataaaaaaacagAACAGAGAGGGAAAGAGAGAAGCTGATACCATCATGTATTTTGGTTCAGTTGCCTTGTGCAAtacaacctacatccagtctttACCACAACAGTGGTAGAATTTCCACTATagttaaagtattacatacaccaattccatAGGATTGACACAATCCTTTCACTCTCAGGTTCTAACTTGACTTGGTTATGCTAATATCTAactcttcactcttagtgctaacccaactaaaaAATGGGTACCTCATTGATATACAAGACACAAAACTAACCTAaataaatctgaaatcactctaACCTTTTcactcaagtgtatcactcaacCTTTTTCactctttggctttttcttaagctctctttttcatcattttaCCACTCAAGAATTTACAGAAAGATATACattaaaatgaaattacaaTCTGTGAAACATGAAGCAGATTGATACTTCAACAGCCTCTTTTGCTATGCGATGAACCAGATTTGCTTAACTCTGATTTTGTTCCTCATTCTGGCGGACTGCTCCTTTGATAGAAAGCACTGTCCAAGTTGATGAACTCTCTCAGAGAAGACTTCTCAGAACATGAACTTCAAACCCTGATTATCTCTCATTGGCTtcagaataataaaaaatttgtcttttgtatctccttgcatgttgttGAGATACTCTCTACCAAGTCAACTCCTTGAGCTGTGTGCTACCAACTTAGCCTTTCACTTTCTTCCATTAATCTCCAATTTAGAATTTTGAAACAAATCTCTTTCACTTGACCAAATGCCTCAGAACAGCAAAGAAGAAAAGTTTTCAATGGCAATCTCACATCTGAACCCTTGAGATACTGCTTTGTccccaaaaaataattttgtccTTTGATTCACAACAGTGTGTTTTAGAAATCACTTTATCTATATATCTCAAAATGAAGTAGCAAAGAGTTGGAGAAGGAGAGAAAAAGTAAGATGCATGCAAAAGGAAATGAATCACCTTTAGCTTCTGACTTAGCTTGATGTAGTTTGATTTGGGTGATtatacctcaacctttttgctTAACCCTTCTCTTTCTTGACATGTTAATTTACAAGTTTGGATGTTGTTTCATTGCGATAGTAGTTAGAGTCAATTTTGTTTTagaaaattatcaatcacaTGTCTCAAAacattattttctttattttaattaataaaaaattacatattaaaactctttattatttttcagctaatatttatattgatatgtatttaattagatttcagtcatatcttttttattttgttcatgGCATCTAAGCCAGTTGGTTGGTTAGTTAGGTTTGAAATATATTAGTATGCTTTGAGCTTGATTATGTGAGCATATGCTTATGTAATGAGtgtttttctattttcagttTACTTGAGTGTTTTTTCTATTTGTACAAATTATTAGAGTTCTTCGTTTATGTATTTACTTGTTATTGTTTCTTAGGAAATGATGATGGATTGTTCTGAACAAATTAAGCTATGTATTGGATATTATTGGATTATGAGAATGCAATTTGACACGCTAATGCTGCTTTTTTTAGTcactttatatatgtatattaggaATAGAAGGCGGGGTCATTCTTCGATTGGTTGAAGAGTGAACACACTACCATTAAGGCGAGATGCATTAGATGATATCATTGGGGAGGGTGGAGATAGAAATTGCATATGGGAGTTAAGAATGAGTTTGAATGCATTGGCAACTTTATGTGAATTGCTACAAATTCAAGGTGGATTAGACGAAGATGGTCATGTTGGCATAGGCGAGCAAGTAGCTACTTTCTTAATCATATTAGCTCACTATACCAAAAATCAAGCGTACAAGTCAGGTTCTATATGTTTGGTAAAGCTATTAGTAGGTATTTTCACAAGGTATTGTGTTCGGTTTTGTGTGTCTAAAGTATCTTATTTGCAAAGGCATATCCTGTACTGGAAGATTGTGTAGATTCCAGATGAAAATGGTTTAAGGTAGGTCGTGTATGTAGCTCCAATTTTTATTGGTCAAGTTTACTCTATGTGTAAtaactgttttttttttatttttatttttttacatttgATAGGGTTGTTTAGGAGCATTAGATGGAACTTACGTAGATGTCACAGTCCCGAAAAGTGATAAATCTAGATATCGGACGAGAAAATCTAGAATATCCACCAATGTCTTAGGAGTTTGCAATCGGAACATGAGTTTCGTCTGTGTCCTTAGTGGTTGGGAAGGATCGGCATCTGATTCAAGAGTACTTAAGGATGTTATTACTCGACGTAATGGCTTGAAAATACCTATTGTTATGTCTAAATTAATCTTTTGAAAAGAATAATAACTATTGTTTATGAGAATTACAATgtatttcttatatttttccatCCTTCCATTTTAGGGTGTTATTACTTCTGGCTATGCCAATGAGAGAGGATTTTTATCTCCTTATAGAAATGTTCACTATCATGTGAATGAGTGGGTTCAAGGTCATCGAACACCACAAAATCGTCTAGAGTTATTTAATGAGAAGCACTCTTCGGCTAAAAATGTGATTGAGCGGTGCTTTAGGTTGCTTAAGAAAAGATAGGCAATTCTATGAAGTTACTCGTTCTATCCTATTAGAGTTTAAAGCCACATTATTATTGCTTGTTGTTTGTTACAAAATTTTATTCGTATGAACATGGATGTTGATCCCAAAAAAGATGCAACTCTTTTGCCATAACATATACCAGCCTGCAATTCCCTTCTTCATCCAATCTCTTCCGTCTTCCACTTTTCATGTCACCCTTTGATTCTTCAGATCTCAAGAATGTCTTCACCATTACTGGTGGAGCCTTGTAGATACTCtcaacagaaaaaaaaaatttggggTTGAATTCAAAATCAACCTAGCTTGTTACAAAGATGATTATAAGAATTTAAGCTCAATTTCTACTATTAATGTAAGAATCACTTTgccatatatataaaattctaGAGTTTAAAGATTGTAATCTCCTATAAAATTAAATTGGTTATCTTGCTAGATTCTCGGTTAATGGTTCCTTGGAATGCTTTTGGGACTATATCAATCTTCAAGAATGGGGTAGTGGCAAGGATCACActcacatatatataaaataagagtTATATGCTTAAACAAGTCCTATGCTTAGTGaggttaattaattttaaacatTATTTGTAATGAACTTCAGCTAATTGtagaaaaattttattatattttcattattttgtgGTATCCACTCTAAATGGATCATACAAAATGTAATAGCATTTCAAGTTTTCAACCCTTGTCAGGATAATTTTATATCCATTACACTTTGAAAAGTActgaaaaattattaattttgtcaTTAATTCACTTTCATGGTACCAAAAACTCATCATATATTCTgtagaaaataacaaaaaaatattgatatgaATATAGAGAAAGAGAGTAGCACTTCTGGAGTATTTTGATGGTAATGAATAAAATCAGATATCAACACACGGTATTCTCCATCGATGAGTAATATTCTGTGAGCAACACTGGCTAATTGGACCTACAAATAATGACCCAACAATTAAGAAGAacaaggaggagaagaaggaaaagaggaagaagaagaagaagaaggagaagaagaagaatcgtACAAAGATTCGCCTCGAAGAAGAAGAACCACACAAAGATGCATCCAGAAAAGATCCACCCAACGGCGAAGAAAGAGGAGGCTAGAAGTGAGATTTTTGGGGGTAGGGGTGAGGGGGAGAAACCCTCGAAGCAATTTGCAAGTTCCTGAAgtagtttttctttttaattatttgatttttattttaaattataggAAAAAAATGGTCTTTTACTAATTATATAGTGCCTTGTTCTTTAAAACAAACATAATATTAGACACTCTTCTAATGTTATGTCTATTATATTCAAACACCAAACAcaaatacaaatattttatgtctATGTCTCAAGTGTCTTATAACATCATTGGAATCAACTCctaaaaaattgtaaaaaattgGGGAGAAGTTggattttgacaaaaaaattacaaaaaatacccccgagaaaaaaaatactaaaccCGTCGTGCCCCGTTAAAGCTCGCGGTTTAAGCGATGCGGATTAGACAAATTTTTACTATGTGACGGTCTCAATTTTTCAGTCTAATCTG from Arachis stenosperma cultivar V10309 chromosome 9, arast.V10309.gnm1.PFL2, whole genome shotgun sequence encodes the following:
- the LOC130950909 gene encoding PHD finger protein ALFIN-LIKE 3-like isoform X3; amino-acid sequence: MDSRAQYNPRTVEEVFRDFKGRRADVEEFYNQCDPEKENLCLYGFPSEQWEVNLPAEEVPPELPEPVLGINFARDGMQEKDWLSLVAVHSDAWLLAIAFYFGARFGFDKADRKRLFNMINEVPTIFEVVTGAAKKQVKEKSSVSNHSGSKSKSNSKAQRAPEPQGRQQKALQAKDEDDELDEQEDDEHGETLCGACGEHYGTDEFWICCDICEKWFHGKCVKITPARAEHIKQYKCPSCSNKRTRP
- the LOC130950909 gene encoding PHD finger protein ALFIN-LIKE 3-like isoform X2, whose protein sequence is MDSRAQYNPRTVEEVFRDFKGRRAGLIKALTTDVEEFYNQCDPEKENLCLYGFPSEQWEVNLPAEEVPPELPEPVLGINFARDGMQEKDWLSLVAVHSDAWLLAIAFYFGARFGFDKADRKRLFNMINEVPTIFEVVTGAAKKQVKEKSSVSNHSGSKSKSNSKARAPEPQGRQQKALQAKDEDDELDEQEDDEHGETLCGACGEHYGTDEFWICCDICEKWFHGKCVKITPARAEHIKQYKCPSCSNKRTRP
- the LOC130950909 gene encoding PHD finger protein ALFIN-LIKE 3-like isoform X1, with protein sequence MDSRAQYNPRTVEEVFRDFKGRRAGLIKALTTDVEEFYNQCDPEKENLCLYGFPSEQWEVNLPAEEVPPELPEPVLGINFARDGMQEKDWLSLVAVHSDAWLLAIAFYFGARFGFDKADRKRLFNMINEVPTIFEVVTGAAKKQVKEKSSVSNHSGSKSKSNSKAQRAPEPQGRQQKALQAKDEDDELDEQEDDEHGETLCGACGEHYGTDEFWICCDICEKWFHGKCVKITPARAEHIKQYKCPSCSNKRTRP